One stretch of Sphingomonas rosea DNA includes these proteins:
- a CDS encoding PspC domain-containing protein, producing MDRLPFRLATRDRKLLGVCAGIGNSLNIDPTFVRIAWVAVPLLTFVTVWQALLAYFICGLIGAAKSGKLRRRGDYERMGDHRRASVHDVRTKLDTTDRRMMAIDQHLHNSESDALAREIEALRKEQA from the coding sequence ATGGACCGCCTTCCGTTCCGCCTTGCCACCCGCGACCGCAAGCTGCTCGGCGTCTGCGCCGGCATCGGCAACTCGCTCAACATCGATCCGACCTTCGTCCGGATCGCGTGGGTCGCGGTGCCGCTGTTGACCTTCGTCACCGTGTGGCAGGCGCTGCTGGCTTATTTCATCTGCGGCCTCATCGGCGCGGCGAAGAGCGGCAAGCTGCGGCGCCGCGGCGACTATGAGCGGATGGGCGACCATCGTCGGGCGAGCGTCCACGACGTGCGGACCAAGCTCGACACGACCGACCGCCGGATGATGGCGATCGACCAGCATCTTCATAACAGCGAAAGCGACGCCCTCGCCCGCGAGATCGAGGCGCTGCGCAAGGAGCAGGCGTGA
- a CDS encoding DUF3297 family protein: MTDTPPDRLSLDPRSPHFDEAKLQRGVGIRFNGVEKTNVEEYSVSEGWIKVAAGKSRDRYGNPMLLTLKGTVEPYYERAAEGEGQADTSED, translated from the coding sequence ATCACCGATACGCCGCCCGACCGGCTCAGCCTCGACCCGCGCAGCCCGCATTTCGACGAAGCCAAGCTTCAGCGCGGTGTGGGTATCCGCTTCAACGGGGTCGAGAAGACCAACGTCGAGGAATATTCGGTGTCGGAAGGCTGGATCAAGGTCGCCGCGGGCAAGAGCCGCGACCGTTACGGCAACCCGATGCTGCTGACCTTGAAGGGCACGGTCGAGCCTTATTACGAGCGGGCGGCCGAGGGCGAGGGTCAGGCCGACACGTCGGAAGACTGA